The sequence TCTGCCTGAAAGATGATGACGGAGGTTGGGGAGTGGTCGGCAGCGGGTGCCCTGTTCCTGACCACCTCGCCCCCGATACCGCCGCAGGGGTTATCGTTCCCCCGGGAGAACAGGTACGGCAACAACCATGAGACTCGGCGTGCTCTTCTCCGGCGGGAAGGACTCCCTCTTCGCCTGCTGGAAGGCAATGCAGCATGAGGAGGTGGCCTGCCTGATCACGGTCGTCTCCCGAAACCCCGAGAGTTACATGTTCCATACCCCGAACATCCACCTCGCCGGACTGCAGGCTGAGGCGGCGGGGCTCCCCCTCGTGGAGGTGGAGACGGCCGGCGAGAAAGAGGCGGAACTTCTGGACCTGAAGCGTGCCCTCCTTGAGGCCAGGGACCGGTTCGGGATCGAGGGGGTCGTCACGGGGGCGATCCTCTCGGTCTACCAGGCGACACGGGTCCAGAGGCTCTGCCATGAGCTGGATCTCTGGTGCTTCAACCCCCTCTGGCACACGGACCAGGAGGCCTACATGGAAGAACTCATCGGTGCCGGATTCCGGGTCATCATCGCGGGCGTCTTCTCCTGCCCTTTCGATGCATCCTGGCTCGGGAGGGAGATCGACCACTGCACCCTCGACGAACTCAGAAAAGCCACCCAAAAATACCAGATAACCCTCACCGGCGAAGGGGGGGAGTTTGAGACCTTTGTCATCGACGCCCCCTTCTTCTCCCGGCGGATCGCGATCGAGGAGGCATCACGGGTCTACCGGAACTACAACGGCGTTCTCCGGATCGAGCGGGCGGGGCTGGTGGAGAAATGATTCTGGTCATCGACCTCTGCTACAGGGAAGGCTCGCTCTCCCGGGACGAGTTCGTCGGGCCGGTTGCACGGATTCTCCGGGAAGCGGGAGCGTCGCCCGTCGTCCGCCACTACACCACCGTCGGCGCACCTGACCTTGAGGCCGCTGACGGGGCGGTCCTCTGCGGGACGGCACTGAAAGACAGGGGTTTTGCGGAGCACCCCGGGCGGTTCAGGTGGCTTTCGGCGTTTGAGCGCCCGGTGCTCGGCATCTCCTCCGGCATGCTGGCCCTCGCGGCGGCCTTCGGCGGCGGCATTGAGCCGTGTCCCGGGATCGGTATGACCGACGTCCGGGTGGTCGCGCCTGACCCCCTTCTCGCCGGGAAGGAGACCTTTGCGGCGTACGAACTCCACGAATGCACCGTGCAGATCCCGGACCGGTTCATACCGCTCGCCGTCTCGGACCGGTGCGTCCAGGCGATCCGGCACCGCTCGCTCCCCCTCTACGGTCTCCTCTTCCACCCTGAGGTCAGGAACGAGTGGATCATCGAGCGGTTCCTCAGGCTGGTGGAGTCGGCCTGAGCGTGGGGCAACCAGTTACACTTATTACTGGTTCCTCCGTTAATGGGGGCAGAGGCGCTCCGGATGCTCTCCGGGTGCACCTC is a genomic window of Methanoculleus bourgensis MS2 containing:
- a CDS encoding diphthine--ammonia ligase gives rise to the protein MRLGVLFSGGKDSLFACWKAMQHEEVACLITVVSRNPESYMFHTPNIHLAGLQAEAAGLPLVEVETAGEKEAELLDLKRALLEARDRFGIEGVVTGAILSVYQATRVQRLCHELDLWCFNPLWHTDQEAYMEELIGAGFRVIIAGVFSCPFDASWLGREIDHCTLDELRKATQKYQITLTGEGGEFETFVIDAPFFSRRIAIEEASRVYRNYNGVLRIERAGLVEK
- a CDS encoding type 1 glutamine amidotransferase; the encoded protein is MILVIDLCYREGSLSRDEFVGPVARILREAGASPVVRHYTTVGAPDLEAADGAVLCGTALKDRGFAEHPGRFRWLSAFERPVLGISSGMLALAAAFGGGIEPCPGIGMTDVRVVAPDPLLAGKETFAAYELHECTVQIPDRFIPLAVSDRCVQAIRHRSLPLYGLLFHPEVRNEWIIERFLRLVESA